One Edaphobacter bradus DNA window includes the following coding sequences:
- a CDS encoding DinB family protein: MEHNLQQTMSLLTRTPAALNALLRDLPETWTLHNEGENTWSAFDVVGHLIHGERTDWMSRARMILQFGDSRTFEPFDRLGQTRESQGKSLEQLLDEFARLRSENLRELRALNLRPEDLELRGRHPALGVVTLSQLLATWATHDLTHLHQISRIMAHQYRDAVGLWSVYLGVLQCAGHSSS; this comes from the coding sequence ATGGAACACAATCTGCAACAAACAATGTCGCTGCTCACACGCACCCCCGCCGCTCTCAATGCCCTTCTGCGCGATCTACCGGAGACGTGGACGTTGCACAACGAAGGTGAAAACACCTGGAGCGCGTTCGATGTCGTCGGCCACCTGATTCACGGCGAACGCACTGACTGGATGTCGCGGGCAAGGATGATATTGCAATTCGGCGATAGCCGGACGTTTGAGCCATTCGATCGCCTGGGACAGACACGCGAGAGTCAAGGCAAGTCGCTGGAGCAGTTATTGGATGAATTTGCCCGCTTGCGGTCAGAAAACCTGCGCGAACTGCGTGCGTTGAACCTACGGCCGGAGGACCTCGAGCTACGCGGACGACACCCTGCCCTCGGAGTAGTCACCCTGTCGCAGCTACTGGCGACCTGGGCAACTCATGACTTAACTCATCTGCACCAGATCTCAAGGATTATGGCCCACCAATACCGCGATGCCGTGGGTCTGTGGAGCGTCTACCTTGGGGTGCTGCAATGTGCCGGCCACAGCTCTTCCTAA